One part of the Augochlora pura isolate Apur16 chromosome 3, APUR_v2.2.1, whole genome shotgun sequence genome encodes these proteins:
- the LOC144478894 gene encoding glutathione S-transferase 1-1-like isoform X2, whose protein sequence is MAVDLYYTPISSPCRAVLLTAEAIGFPLNLKEIDLMAGDHLKPEYEQLNPQRTVPFLVDGDFKLTESRAIMSYLVDEYGKNPRLNPQTPSGRALVNHRLHFDLGTLYRSVANYYYPVAFGKAEDHDPELYEKVQEAFEILNIFLEGQDFVAGRYFTIADLALVATTSSAEAFGFDMEDYPNVVKWMDKMKVSAPGYRKAIGEGLMLLKKFLEDSKNAESSE, encoded by the exons ATGGCGGTGGATTTATATTACACACCGATAAGCTCGCCTTGCCGGGCGGTCCTTCTAACTGCGGAAGCGATTGGTTTCCCTTTAAACCTGAAGGAAATCGATTTGATGGCCGGCGACCATTTGAAGCCGGAATATGAACAG TTGAATCCACAGAGAACGGTTCCTTTCCTCGTCGACGGCGACTTTAAGCTCACCGAGAG CCGCGCTATCATGTCGTACTTGGTCGACGAGTATGGCAAAAACCCTAGATTGAATCCGCAAACGCCGAGCGGAAGGGCTCTGGTCAATCACCGATTGCATTTCGATCTCGGCACCCTGTACCGGAGCGTTGCCAACTACTAT TACCCGGTCGCGTTCGGCAAAGCGGAAGACCACGATCCGGAATTGTACGAAAAAGTGCAAGAAGCGTTCGAGATCCTGAATATTTTCCTCGAAGGACAGGATTTCGTCGCAGGGCGGTATTTCACTATCGCCGATCTGGCGTTGGTCGCGACAACGTCCTCGGCGgag GCTTTCGGATTCGATATGGAGGATTACCCAAACGTTGTTAAATGGATGGACAAGATGAAGGTGTCCGCGCCTGGATACCGCAAAGCGATTGGCGAAGGGTTGATGCTGTTGAAGAAATTCCTCGAGGACTCGAAGAACGCTGAGTCGAGCGAATAA
- the LOC144478894 gene encoding glutathione S-transferase 1-1-like isoform X1 yields MAVDLYYTPISSPCRAVLLTAEAIGFPLNLKEIDLMAGDHLKPEYEQLNPQRTVPFLVDGDFKLTESRAIMSYLVDEYGKNPRLNPQTPSGRALVNHRLHFDLGTLYRSVANYYKLQEILLQYPVAFGKAEDHDPELYEKVQEAFEILNIFLEGQDFVAGRYFTIADLALVATTSSAEAFGFDMEDYPNVVKWMDKMKVSAPGYRKAIGEGLMLLKKFLEDSKNAESSE; encoded by the exons ATGGCGGTGGATTTATATTACACACCGATAAGCTCGCCTTGCCGGGCGGTCCTTCTAACTGCGGAAGCGATTGGTTTCCCTTTAAACCTGAAGGAAATCGATTTGATGGCCGGCGACCATTTGAAGCCGGAATATGAACAG TTGAATCCACAGAGAACGGTTCCTTTCCTCGTCGACGGCGACTTTAAGCTCACCGAGAG CCGCGCTATCATGTCGTACTTGGTCGACGAGTATGGCAAAAACCCTAGATTGAATCCGCAAACGCCGAGCGGAAGGGCTCTGGTCAATCACCGATTGCATTTCGATCTCGGCACCCTGTACCGGAGCGTTGCCAACTACTAT AAGCTACAAGAGATTTTGTTGCAGTACCCGGTCGCGTTCGGCAAAGCGGAAGACCACGATCCGGAATTGTACGAAAAAGTGCAAGAAGCGTTCGAGATCCTGAATATTTTCCTCGAAGGACAGGATTTCGTCGCAGGGCGGTATTTCACTATCGCCGATCTGGCGTTGGTCGCGACAACGTCCTCGGCGgag GCTTTCGGATTCGATATGGAGGATTACCCAAACGTTGTTAAATGGATGGACAAGATGAAGGTGTCCGCGCCTGGATACCGCAAAGCGATTGGCGAAGGGTTGATGCTGTTGAAGAAATTCCTCGAGGACTCGAAGAACGCTGAGTCGAGCGAATAA
- the LOC144478896 gene encoding glutathione S-transferase D1-like, with protein MTIDFYHTPGSAPCRAVALTAAAVGVPLNPKLVNLMAGEQMKPEFLKMNPQHTIPTIDDNGFYMGESRAIMLYLVDQYAKDDSLYPKDPKKRAVINQRLYFDACTLYKSIADYYYPMFFAKAPADKQKYEAIGTALAFAEKFLEGNEFFAGKTMTVADLSLLATISTFEVSSFEIIQVVDS; from the exons ATGACGATCGATTTTTATCACACGCCCGGAagcgcgccgtgccgcgctgTTGCGCTGACAGCTGCCGCGGTCGGTGTTCCGTTGAACCCGAAATTAGTGAACTTGATGGCCGGCGAACAGATGAAACCCGAGTTTTTGAAG ATGAATCCCCAGCACACGATTCCCACGATCGACGACAATGGCTTCTACATGGGCGAAAG CCGAGCTATTATGCTGTACCTGGTGGACCAGTATGCCAAGGATGACTCGTTGTACCCGAAGGACCCGAAGAAACGCGCGGTCATTAATCAGAGACTGTACTTCGACGCCTGCACCCTCTACAAATCGATCGCCGATTATTAC TACCCCATGTTCTTCGCGAAAGCGCCCGCTGACAAACAGAAGTACGAAGCGATTGGAACCGCTTTAGCCTTCGCTGAAAAGTTCCTGGAGGGTAATGAATTCTTTGCTGGAAAGACTATGACTGTTGCCGACTTGTCTCTGCTTGCTACCATTTCCACGTTTGAGGTAAGctctttcgaaataattcaagtaGTAGATAGTTGa
- the LOC144478895 gene encoding glutathione S-transferase 1-1-like: MPIDFYYFPPSPPCRSVMLLAKTIGVHLNLKTVNVIKGETRRPSYVKMNPQHSIPTIDDNGFILCESRPIMGYLVSKYAKNDSLYPRDSKRRAKVDQMLYFDHGILFANVLKYYIPVVFGLTNVVNEDGVKATERACELLNTFLEDSEFVAGDTLTIADFAISTSICVLQCFNFDIGRYDNVAAWYSRCKEQLDKFDEVHAEGVQMFTELYQQNIS; the protein is encoded by the exons ATGCCGATTGATTTTTACTACTTCCCGCCCAGTCCGCCGTGCCGGTCGGTGATGCTGCTCGCGAAAACGATCGGTGTTCACCTGAACCTGAAGACGGTCAACGTGATCAAAGGGGAGACGAGGAGGCCGTCTTACGTGAAG ATGAATCCGCAGCACAGCATACCGACGATCGACGACAACGGGTTCATTTTGTGCGAGAG TCGGCCGATTATGGGATACCTGGTCAGCAAGTATGCGAAAAATGATTCCCTGTACCCGAGGGACTCCAAAAGGAGGGCGAAAGTCGATCAGATGCTGTACTTCGACCATGGAATACTGTTCGCGAATGTGTTGAAGTATTAC ATCCCCGTGGTGTTCGGTTTAACGAATGTCGTGAACGAGGACGGTGTGAAAGCAACCGAGAGAGCCtgcgaattattaaataccttcCTCGAAGACAGCGAGTTCGTTGCCGGGGATACATTAACGATTGCTGATTTTGCCATCAGTACAAGCATTTGCGTTCTACAG TGTTTCAACTTCGATATCGGCAGGTATGACAACGTGGCGGCGTGGTACAGTCGCTGCAAGGAGCAGCTTGATAAATTCGACGAAGTGCACGCCGAGGGTGTACAAATGTTTACCGAGCTGTATCAGCAGAATATATCGTAA